One window of the Chelonoidis abingdonii isolate Lonesome George chromosome 3, CheloAbing_2.0, whole genome shotgun sequence genome contains the following:
- the TMEM247 gene encoding transmembrane protein 247: MAQVAKTELEKMRLDMELTMLKYQYEEKEKQRHHKEKMEQMRLQSPSGYPAEECQDHLMPQNQFALFLYCFIFIHVIYTARELLLLFAEKHHLFIIVVTLLYLVKEL, encoded by the exons ATGGCCCAAGTGGCTAAGACTGAGCTGGAGAAGATGCGGCTGGATATGGAGCTGACTATGCTGAAATATCAATAtgaggagaaggaaaagcagcGGCACCACAAAGAGAAGATGGAGCAGATGCGTCTGCAGTCACCATCTGGATAT CCTGCTGAAGAATGCCAGGACCACCTCATGCCCCAGAACCAGTTTGCTTTGTTCCTGTATTGCTTCATCTTCATACATGTTATCTACACAGCAAGGGAACTGTTGCTCCTCTTTGCTGAGAAGCACCACCTATTCATCATTGTGGTTACCTTGTTATATTTAGTTAAAGAGCTCTGA